A single genomic interval of Penicillium psychrofluorescens genome assembly, chromosome: 2 harbors:
- a CDS encoding uncharacterized protein (ID:PFLUO_002437-T1.cds;~source:funannotate), with amino-acid sequence MGAIPEADPDESIETKPFKFVTGYDARFPQMNQYDLLLTCLWRYLTLIPRTKHCWQNYVDYYKCVSAKGDDFRPCRQFYHAYRSLCPKAWTDRWDGQREGGNFPAILDR; translated from the exons ATGGGTGCTATTCCCGAAGCCGACCCCGATGAGTCCATCGAGACCAAGCCCTTCAAGTTCGTGACTG GCTACGATGCTCGTTTCCCGCAGATGAACCAGTAcgaccttcttctcacctGTCTCTGGCGATATCTAACCCTGATTCCCAGGACCAAGCACTGCTGGCAGAACTACGTCGACTACTACAAGTGCGTCAGCGCCAAGGGCGATGATTTCCGCCCGTGCCGTCAG TTCTACCATGCCTACCGTTCCCTCTGCCCCAAGGCCTGGACCGACCGTTGGGATGGCCAGCGCG AGGGCGGCAACTTCCCCGCGATCCTGGACCGGTAA
- a CDS encoding uncharacterized protein (ID:PFLUO_002436-T1.cds;~source:funannotate), producing the protein MVSTFAHIVRNNGVTGLYSGLSAAVLRQLTYSTTRFGIYEELKQHFASPSPNSSTSSPGLFTLLGMACASGFIGGFAGNPADVLNVRMQHDAALPPAQRRNYKHALHGLVQMTRTEGVRSLFRGVWPNSTRAVLMTASQLTSYDTFKKLCMEKAGMADNLATHFTASLMAGFVATTVCSPVDVIKTRVMTASPAASRGHNMLGLLRDICRKEGLAWTFRGWVPSFIRLGPHTIATFIFLEEHKKLYRRLKGIPNEV; encoded by the exons ATGGTGAGCACTTTTGCACACATCGTGAGAAACAACGGGGTTACGGGGCTATACAGCGGA CTCTCGGCCGCGGTCCTCCGACAATTGACCTATTCCACAACGCGCTTCGGCATCTACGAAGAACTCAAACAGCATTTTGCCTCTCCCTCACCAAACTCGTCCACATCATCCCCGGGCCTATTCACACTCCTCGGCATGGCCTGCGCTTCGGGCTTCATCGGCGGTTTCGCCGGCAACCCGGCCGACGTGCTCAACGTGCGCATGCAACATGACGCCGCGCTCCCGCCAGCGCAACGACGAAACTACAAACATGCCCTCCACGGCCTGGTACAGATGACCCGCACAGAGGGCGTCAGATCCCTCTTCCGCGGCGTGTGGCCCAACTCGACGCGCGCGGTGCTCATGACGGCATCGCAACTCACTTCCTACGACACCTTCAAGAAACTCTGCATGGAAAAGGCCGGTATGGCTGATAACCTCGCCACGCACTTCACAGCCTCACTGATGGCCGGGTTCGTGGCTACCACGGTGTGCAGCCCCGTTGACGTGATCAAGACCCGCGTCATGACCGCTTCGCCCGCTGCGAGCCGCGGCCACAACATGCTGGGCTTGCTGCGCGATATCTGTCGCAAGGAGGGTCTGGCGTGGACTTTCCGTGGCTGGGTGCCGAGCTTTATCCGTTTGGGCCCTCATACCATTGCCACTTTTATTTTCCTTGAGGAGCACAAGAAGCTCTACCGACGATTGAAGGGTATCCCGAATGAGGTCTAA
- a CDS encoding uncharacterized protein (ID:PFLUO_002438-T1.cds;~source:funannotate) — protein MYPTRILRMQATRPMFRPAPKENHSAHTISQRIRTLKRIPPELIPLGLVLGVAVVAAIYSSGHKLMTDKTLRLSRNSPESREH, from the exons ATGTATCCCACTCGCATTCTGCGGATGCAGGCCACCCGGCCTATGTTCCGTCCCGCTCCT AAGGAGAACCACAGCG CCCACACCATCTCGCAGCGCATTCGCACGCTGAAGAGGATTCCCCCGGAGTTGATCCCTCTCG GTCTTGTCCTAGG CGTTGCCGTTGTGGCTGCCATCTACTCCAGCGGCCACAAGCTGATGACCGACAAGACCCTCCGTCTCTCGCGCAACAGCCCCGAAAGCCGTGAGCACTAA